The following coding sequences lie in one Chloroflexota bacterium genomic window:
- a CDS encoding AAA family ATPase — protein MDGRKLIRTVQLENILSYGPSTPVLQLEPLNVIVGPNASGKSNFLEALAILAAAPRDLQEPLRVGGGVVEWLWKGSEESPKATIEVTVENLWNEPLRYRLSFSQFFARFVLKDEAIEDEHSRSPGTSPAFYYQYRDGNPVIRVDGEPSSERQLKREDVKFEQSILSQLRNPGFLSGLERLTHTFEGIRIYREFPLGHNSPLRRPQQADLIQDYLLEDGSNLAAVLSYLLNQPATKSRILDHIQDFHRPVQDILAALLGGSIQVSFHERGLYHPIPSIRLSDGTLRFLCLLAVLCHPNQPSVICIEEPETGLHPDVIPKLAKLLVEASERSQVIVTTHSDILVDALSDTPEAVVICEKVDGATQLRRLDADALKSWLEDYRLGELWTRGDLGGNVW, from the coding sequence ATGGACGGCAGAAAGCTGATTCGAACGGTTCAACTGGAGAACATACTCTCCTATGGACCTTCCACTCCAGTGCTCCAACTTGAACCTTTGAATGTCATAGTTGGCCCAAACGCTTCAGGAAAGTCCAATTTTCTTGAGGCGTTAGCGATTCTTGCAGCGGCGCCCAGGGACTTACAGGAGCCGCTTCGTGTTGGAGGTGGTGTGGTTGAGTGGCTTTGGAAAGGGTCCGAGGAGTCGCCAAAAGCCACCATAGAAGTAACCGTCGAAAACTTGTGGAATGAGCCGCTACGGTATCGACTCTCTTTTTCACAGTTCTTTGCTCGGTTCGTGCTCAAGGATGAAGCTATAGAAGATGAGCATTCGCGTTCCCCAGGTACGAGCCCGGCCTTCTATTACCAGTACCGGGACGGTAACCCAGTAATCCGTGTTGACGGAGAACCATCGTCAGAGCGACAACTGAAGCGGGAAGACGTCAAGTTCGAACAGTCAATTCTGTCACAGTTGCGAAACCCAGGCTTTCTCTCTGGATTGGAGCGACTGACGCATACGTTCGAGGGAATTAGAATCTATCGAGAATTCCCTTTGGGGCACAACTCTCCGCTGCGACGACCTCAGCAGGCCGACCTCATACAAGACTACCTCTTGGAAGACGGCTCAAATCTCGCCGCCGTATTGAGCTATCTGCTGAATCAACCAGCTACAAAGTCTAGAATTCTTGACCACATTCAGGACTTTCATCGGCCAGTCCAGGACATTCTTGCTGCTTTGCTCGGCGGTAGTATACAGGTATCTTTTCATGAAAGAGGCTTATACCATCCTATTCCTTCAATACGACTTTCCGATGGTACTTTGCGATTCCTTTGCCTGCTTGCCGTACTCTGTCACCCCAATCAGCCTTCGGTAATCTGCATAGAGGAACCGGAAACGGGGCTGCACCCAGATGTCATCCCCAAGTTGGCTAAGCTTCTCGTCGAAGCGTCGGAACGGAGCCAAGTCATTGTAACTACACACTCCGATATCCTCGTAGATGCACTGTCGGATACTCCAGAGGCAGTCGTGATCTGTGAGAAAGTGGATGGCGCAACTCAGCTGCGTCGCTTAGACGCAGACGCTCTAAAGTCTTGGCTCGAAGACTACCGACTTGGCGAACTCTGGACACGTGGAGACCTGGGAGGGAATGTCTGGTGA
- a CDS encoding Gfo/Idh/MocA family oxidoreductase, translating into MASKHDPIRFGIIGLGVGKSRVKQAATTAGAQLVAVCDLQEELAQAQAAEYGCEWHTDHRALLERQDIDALGIFTPSGTHGDLAIESLQAGKHTFTTKPMDVTTAKIDQVLAAAEESGQLLAVDFQRRYELSTRLIKQAIDAGRLGRPIFGDFRLKWYRADSYFAGGNPPGWRGTWQYDGGGSAANQGIHGIDQTLWFMGPVQSVRARINIFNHDIETEDALEALVTYASGAWGIIQTTTTVYGGLGHEHEIHGTDGTIQMRQEDITTWAFVDDPDGGLPDPAELPPGPNNIIEDMIGALRDGKPVACTGPEGRRSVELLEAMYTSAREDREVTL; encoded by the coding sequence ATGGCATCAAAACATGATCCAATCCGGTTCGGCATAATCGGTCTCGGTGTCGGCAAATCGCGGGTGAAGCAGGCGGCGACCACGGCGGGGGCGCAGTTGGTGGCGGTCTGCGACCTGCAGGAGGAGCTGGCACAGGCGCAGGCGGCGGAGTACGGCTGTGAGTGGCACACCGACCACCGCGCCTTGCTGGAGCGGCAGGATATCGACGCGTTGGGCATCTTCACGCCCAGCGGCACCCACGGTGACCTGGCCATCGAGAGTCTTCAGGCGGGCAAGCACACGTTTACGACCAAGCCGATGGACGTCACCACGGCGAAGATCGACCAGGTGCTGGCCGCCGCAGAGGAGAGCGGCCAGTTGCTGGCGGTGGACTTCCAACGCCGCTACGAATTGAGCACGCGCCTGATTAAGCAGGCGATAGACGCGGGCAGGCTCGGCCGCCCGATCTTTGGCGACTTCCGGCTGAAGTGGTACCGCGCCGACAGCTACTTTGCCGGCGGCAATCCGCCGGGCTGGCGCGGCACGTGGCAGTACGACGGCGGCGGTTCGGCAGCCAACCAGGGCATCCACGGCATCGATCAGACTCTGTGGTTCATGGGGCCGGTGCAGAGCGTGCGGGCGCGTATCAACATCTTCAATCACGACATCGAGACCGAAGACGCCTTGGAGGCGCTGGTCACCTATGCGTCCGGCGCGTGGGGCATCATACAGACCACGACCACCGTCTACGGCGGCCTGGGGCACGAGCATGAGATTCACGGCACCGACGGCACCATCCAGATGCGGCAAGAGGACATTACAACGTGGGCTTTTGTCGATGACCCCGACGGCGGCCTGCCAGATCCGGCGGAGCTTCCGCCCGGGCCCAACAATATCATCGAGGACATGATCGGCGCGTTGCGCGATGGCAAGCCGGTCGCGTGCACCGGGCCGGAAGGGCGTCGCTCAGTGGAGTTGCTGGAAGCCATGTACACGTCGGCGCGCGAGGACCGGGAAGTTACGCTGTAG
- a CDS encoding DUF4276 family protein, which yields MAFRDFKRAVGEGEDAILLVDAEEPVRSRGPWQHLKASDNWNRPRGATNDQCHLMVQVMESWFLADPEALELYYGQEFLRAALPKNPKVEEVSKQEVERGLKRATHSTSKGEYSKGKASFEILAELDPAKVREKSPFAERFLSTLEKLCQP from the coding sequence ATGGCATTTAGGGACTTCAAGAGGGCGGTAGGGGAGGGAGAGGACGCAATTCTACTTGTGGATGCAGAAGAACCGGTTAGGTCACGAGGGCCTTGGCAACACCTAAAGGCAAGTGATAATTGGAACCGACCTAGAGGCGCGACTAACGACCAGTGCCACCTCATGGTGCAAGTGATGGAATCTTGGTTCCTTGCAGACCCTGAGGCACTCGAGTTGTATTACGGACAAGAATTCCTAAGGGCCGCTCTTCCCAAGAATCCTAAGGTGGAAGAAGTTTCAAAACAAGAAGTGGAAAGAGGGCTCAAGCGGGCCACACACAGTACCAGCAAAGGCGAGTACTCCAAGGGCAAGGCCAGCTTTGAAATTCTCGCAGAGCTAGATCCGGCCAAGGTTCGAGAGAAGTCACCCTTTGCTGAGCGCTTTCTCTCAACTCTTGAAAAACTCTGCCAACCATAG